A window of the Bradyrhizobium diazoefficiens genome harbors these coding sequences:
- a CDS encoding glutamate--cysteine ligase, translated as MARDQIDMTPLQSRDELVAWFEAGCKDPSEFRMGTEHEKTPFTLEGHRPVPYEGARGIGALLEGMKLLLGWEPIMEKGSIIGLYDVTGGGAISLEPGGQFELSGAPVENVHQTQSELMAHLAQVREIATPLGIGFLGLGMTPSWSRADIPVMPKGRYKIMTNYMPKVGQYGLDMMYRTCTVQTNLDFSSEADMVKKLRVSLALQPVATALFANSPFTEGKPNGFLSFRSEIWRDTDNARAGMMPWAFEDGMGFERYVDYALDVPMYFVKRGEDYIDVSGSSFRAFFDGRNNNLPGERPTLSDWANHLSTIFPEVRLKRYLEMRGSDGGPWGRLPALSAFWAGLLYDDVSLDAAWDLVKHWTTPERQALRDDVPRFGFKARIKDRYLFEIAKECLVLAHAGLRRRGRIDAIGRDETRHLEPLDRIIDSGRTPAEEMLEKFNGAWKGSVEPAYTEYAF; from the coding sequence ATGGCGCGAGACCAGATCGATATGACGCCGCTGCAATCGCGCGACGAGCTCGTTGCGTGGTTCGAGGCCGGCTGCAAGGACCCGTCCGAATTCCGCATGGGCACCGAGCACGAGAAGACGCCGTTCACGCTCGAAGGCCATCGTCCGGTGCCTTATGAGGGCGCGCGCGGCATCGGCGCGCTGCTCGAAGGCATGAAGCTCCTGCTCGGCTGGGAGCCGATCATGGAGAAGGGCAGCATCATCGGTCTCTACGACGTCACCGGCGGCGGCGCGATCTCACTCGAGCCCGGCGGACAGTTCGAGCTCTCCGGCGCACCGGTCGAGAATGTGCACCAGACCCAGAGCGAGCTGATGGCGCATCTGGCGCAGGTGCGCGAGATTGCGACCCCGCTCGGCATCGGCTTTCTCGGTCTCGGCATGACGCCGTCCTGGTCGCGCGCCGACATTCCGGTGATGCCCAAGGGTCGCTACAAGATCATGACCAATTACATGCCGAAGGTCGGACAGTACGGCCTCGACATGATGTACCGGACCTGCACGGTGCAGACCAATCTCGACTTCTCGTCGGAAGCCGACATGGTCAAGAAGCTGCGCGTCTCGCTGGCGCTGCAGCCGGTCGCGACCGCTCTGTTCGCCAATTCGCCGTTCACCGAAGGCAAACCGAACGGCTTCCTCTCCTTCCGCTCCGAGATCTGGCGTGACACCGACAATGCGCGCGCCGGCATGATGCCGTGGGCGTTCGAGGACGGCATGGGTTTTGAGCGCTATGTCGACTATGCGCTCGACGTGCCCATGTATTTCGTCAAGCGCGGCGAAGATTACATCGACGTGTCGGGCTCCTCGTTCCGCGCCTTCTTCGACGGCCGCAACAACAATCTGCCCGGCGAGCGTCCGACCCTGTCGGACTGGGCCAACCATCTCTCGACGATCTTCCCGGAAGTGCGGCTCAAGCGCTATCTCGAGATGCGGGGCTCCGATGGCGGCCCGTGGGGCCGTCTGCCGGCGCTGTCGGCGTTCTGGGCCGGGCTGCTCTATGACGATGTGTCGCTCGACGCCGCCTGGGACCTCGTGAAGCACTGGACCACGCCTGAGCGTCAGGCCCTGCGCGACGACGTGCCGCGCTTCGGCTTCAAGGCGCGGATCAAGGACCGCTATCTCTTTGAGATCGCCAAGGAGTGCCTCGTCCTGGCCCATGCGGGCCTGCGTCGCCGCGGCCGCATCGATGCGATCGGCCGCGACGAAACGCGGCATCTGGAGCCGCTCGACCGCATCATCGATTCCGGCCGCACCCCGGCCGAGGAGATGCTCGAGAAGTTCAACGGCGCCTGGAAAGGCTCGGTGGAACCGGCCTACACGGAATACGCGTTCTAG
- a CDS encoding MarR family winged helix-turn-helix transcriptional regulator codes for MKRKPSTEATSAWIRLMRVQSRVLDCVEQDLKKAGFPPLAWYDALLELSRAPSGELRPVELERQMLIPQYSTSRLIDRLVDEGLASRRECKIDKRGQFVEITEAGRELQKRMWGAYSAAIEKYVGSKLSDADAVKLSGLLDRLGCSCGEMKLPPVVNVNETSPSR; via the coding sequence ATGAAACGCAAACCATCGACCGAGGCAACCAGTGCCTGGATCCGCCTGATGCGGGTGCAGAGCCGTGTGCTCGACTGCGTCGAGCAGGACCTGAAGAAGGCCGGTTTCCCACCGCTGGCATGGTACGACGCGCTGCTCGAATTGTCGCGCGCGCCGAGCGGAGAGCTGCGCCCGGTGGAACTCGAGCGGCAGATGCTGATCCCGCAATACTCCACCTCGCGGCTGATCGACCGCCTGGTCGACGAAGGCCTCGCCTCCCGGCGCGAATGCAAGATCGACAAGCGCGGCCAATTCGTCGAGATCACGGAGGCCGGCCGCGAATTGCAGAAGCGGATGTGGGGCGCCTACTCGGCTGCGATCGAGAAATATGTCGGCTCGAAATTGTCCGATGCCGATGCCGTCAAGCTCAGCGGTCTGCTCGACCGGTTAGGCTGCTCGTGCGGCGAGATGAAGCTGCCGCCCGTCGTCAACGTCAACGAAACTTCGCCGTCGCGATGA
- a CDS encoding PAN domain-containing protein — MGKGRLPAVMAKVLAKVLASVVACITLLLLVPASGPARAQTAFDRPGGDYSSTPMPSGDPEDCALLCERDRRCRSWSFSYPDIDGAAAVCWLKNTVPPRQPANCCISGVRGAGVIEPRVEGVETSIDRPGGDLRNFELKDGEGEDVCKAACTADNKCRAFTYARPGYTGREARCFLKKDIKPPRRKAGFTSGVVR; from the coding sequence ATGGGGAAGGGCCGCCTGCCTGCCGTCATGGCAAAGGTCTTGGCAAAGGTTTTGGCAAGCGTCGTGGCCTGCATCACGCTGCTGTTGCTCGTGCCTGCGAGTGGGCCCGCGCGCGCCCAGACGGCGTTCGATCGGCCCGGCGGCGATTATTCCAGCACGCCGATGCCGTCGGGCGATCCCGAAGATTGCGCGCTGCTCTGTGAGCGCGATCGCCGCTGTCGCTCCTGGAGCTTCAGCTATCCCGACATCGACGGCGCCGCGGCGGTGTGCTGGCTCAAGAATACGGTGCCGCCGCGGCAGCCCGCCAATTGCTGCATCTCCGGCGTGCGCGGCGCCGGCGTGATCGAGCCGCGCGTCGAGGGCGTGGAGACCTCGATCGACCGCCCCGGCGGCGATTTGCGCAATTTCGAGCTCAAGGACGGCGAAGGGGAGGACGTCTGCAAGGCCGCCTGCACTGCCGACAACAAATGCCGCGCCTTCACCTATGCCCGTCCCGGCTATACGGGCCGCGAAGCGCGCTGCTTCCTGAAAAAGGACATCAAGCCGCCGCGGCGAAAGGCCGGGTTCACGTCGGGCGTGGTGAGATAG
- a CDS encoding nucleotidyltransferase family protein, whose translation MGKDEFLALALQNPVNGAILDELPRLALPDAWLVAGCLAQTVWNVLTGRAIDHGISDYDAFYFDPDTSWEAEDTVIRTLHERLGHLGAKIEIRNQARVHLWYPAKHGLPYPPLTRATDGIDRFLTQNTQIGVRRLDNGHEVYAPHGFDDVERLIVRPNPALNFSAANYATKAARWKALWPELTVIAAE comes from the coding sequence GTGGGCAAGGACGAATTTCTTGCCCTCGCGCTGCAGAATCCAGTCAACGGTGCGATCCTCGATGAACTACCTCGGCTCGCGCTGCCGGATGCATGGCTGGTGGCGGGCTGCCTGGCTCAGACGGTCTGGAACGTGCTGACGGGCCGTGCGATCGATCACGGCATCTCCGATTATGACGCGTTCTATTTTGACCCCGATACGTCGTGGGAAGCCGAGGACACCGTGATCCGCACGCTGCACGAACGGCTCGGGCATCTCGGCGCCAAGATCGAGATCCGCAATCAGGCCCGCGTGCATCTTTGGTATCCGGCCAAGCACGGCCTGCCCTATCCGCCCTTGACGCGCGCGACTGACGGCATCGACCGCTTCCTCACGCAGAACACGCAAATCGGCGTGAGGCGCTTGGATAATGGTCATGAGGTCTACGCACCGCATGGGTTCGACGACGTCGAGAGATTGATCGTGCGGCCCAACCCAGCCCTGAATTTTTCTGCGGCGAACTACGCGACCAAGGCAGCGCGATGGAAAGCGCTATGGCCGGAGCTTACGGTGATAGCAGCGGAGTAA